The following proteins are co-located in the Microvirga ossetica genome:
- a CDS encoding sensor histidine kinase, whose amino-acid sequence MAAQGERQESGKDGRFSPAGSGRISLSLLLLAGTSQAALADDLLLPFAETASDLLGLLRRFDLHNAVYFGLFMGLVAFSTTTSLLLMYERRRAGRAERRLRNELAALHGADDLAALLMGSERQLLVSWNGRDGEPRFQGDPTIVGENAPAQRALAFGTWLGPADAAAVESALEQLRERGQAFRLTARCLGNRFIDVEGRTIGGRAILRLRDVTGDRSELLQAQAKLSTARSDLRSMTMLLDDVAYPLWIRDAEDRLLWANQAYLRSVEARDLDDAIGRSLELLGAPTREEARRQRQAGTTFSSRVTAVVAGHRAVLDVIERPTAGGSAGIAVDVSELEAVRTDLQRQMDAHVRTLDQLPTAVAIFDGSQNLIFSNAAYQRLWGLDAAFLALRPSDSEVLDRLRAARKLPEQADFRAWKADFLQGYRSVEQQEIWWHLPDRRTLRIVINPNPQGGVTYLFDDVSERFELASQVHSLTRVQSETLDTLKEGVAVFGSDGRLKLHNRAFAEMWNLAPEMTAANPHIDTLIKTCRPLAPRDEPWIDIRGAVAGLADMRMGLSCRIERHDGTALDCTAQPLPDGATLLSFTDVTASVNVERALTERNDALERASRLRDEFVHHVSYELRSPLTNIIGFTQLLGDETVGSLNPRQRDYADHIMRSSASLLAILNDILDLASIDTGSLELSPEIVDIRSTIEAAMRGLEDRLAESSLDLVIDVPDDIGTFVADGKRVRQILFNLLSNAVGFSSPGQTIRVSARKRGGEVIFDVKDQGRGIPPEIKARIFERFESHTLGTRHRGVGLGLSIVRSFVELHGGRIEISSAPGVGTTVTCIFPNERRETPSDGRSAHSALTPIAAE is encoded by the coding sequence ATGGCCGCGCAAGGGGAGCGTCAGGAGAGCGGAAAGGACGGGAGATTCTCTCCCGCCGGCTCGGGCCGCATATCCCTCTCCCTGTTGCTGCTTGCCGGAACGTCCCAGGCCGCGCTCGCCGACGACCTGCTGCTTCCGTTTGCCGAGACAGCCTCCGATCTCCTCGGCCTCCTGCGCCGCTTCGATCTGCACAACGCCGTCTATTTCGGCCTGTTCATGGGCCTGGTCGCCTTCTCGACCACCACCTCCCTGCTGCTGATGTACGAGCGCCGGCGCGCCGGGCGAGCCGAGCGCCGGCTCCGCAACGAACTCGCGGCCCTGCACGGCGCCGACGACCTCGCCGCCCTGCTGATGGGCTCCGAGCGGCAGCTGCTCGTGAGCTGGAACGGACGCGACGGAGAGCCGCGCTTCCAGGGCGATCCCACCATCGTCGGCGAGAACGCCCCTGCCCAGCGGGCGCTTGCCTTCGGCACCTGGCTTGGTCCCGCCGATGCCGCCGCCGTGGAGAGCGCCCTCGAGCAGCTCAGGGAGCGCGGCCAGGCCTTTCGCCTGACCGCGCGCTGCCTCGGCAACCGCTTCATCGACGTCGAGGGCCGCACCATCGGCGGGCGCGCGATCCTGCGCCTGCGGGACGTGACCGGCGACCGGTCGGAGCTGCTGCAGGCGCAGGCGAAGCTTTCCACCGCGCGCAGCGACCTGCGCTCGATGACGATGCTGCTCGACGATGTCGCCTATCCCCTGTGGATCCGCGACGCCGAGGATCGTCTGCTCTGGGCCAATCAGGCCTATCTGCGCTCCGTCGAGGCCAGGGATCTCGACGATGCGATCGGACGCTCCCTCGAGCTGCTCGGCGCGCCGACCCGCGAGGAGGCGCGGCGCCAGCGCCAGGCCGGCACCACCTTCTCGAGCCGCGTGACTGCCGTCGTCGCCGGCCACCGCGCGGTGCTCGACGTGATCGAGCGGCCCACCGCCGGCGGCAGCGCGGGCATTGCCGTCGACGTGTCGGAGCTCGAAGCGGTGCGCACCGATCTGCAGCGGCAGATGGATGCCCATGTGCGCACCCTCGATCAGCTGCCGACCGCGGTGGCAATCTTCGACGGCTCGCAGAACCTCATCTTCAGCAATGCCGCCTACCAGCGCCTCTGGGGCCTCGATGCTGCCTTCCTCGCCTTGCGTCCCTCGGACAGCGAGGTTCTCGACCGCTTGCGTGCGGCGCGCAAGCTGCCCGAGCAGGCGGATTTCCGCGCCTGGAAGGCCGATTTCCTGCAAGGCTACCGCTCGGTCGAACAGCAGGAAATCTGGTGGCACCTGCCCGACCGGCGGACGCTTCGCATCGTCATCAATCCCAACCCGCAAGGCGGCGTGACCTATCTCTTCGACGATGTGAGCGAGCGCTTCGAGCTCGCCTCGCAGGTGCATTCGCTCACCCGCGTGCAGAGCGAGACCCTCGACACCCTGAAAGAGGGCGTCGCGGTGTTCGGCTCGGACGGGCGCCTCAAGCTGCACAACCGCGCCTTCGCGGAGATGTGGAACCTGGCGCCGGAGATGACGGCTGCCAACCCGCATATCGATACGCTCATCAAAACCTGCCGTCCGCTCGCGCCGCGCGACGAGCCGTGGATCGACATCCGCGGCGCGGTGGCGGGCCTTGCCGACATGCGCATGGGCCTCTCCTGCCGCATCGAGCGGCATGACGGCACCGCTCTCGACTGCACCGCGCAGCCGCTTCCCGACGGCGCGACGCTCCTGAGCTTCACCGACGTGACGGCGAGCGTGAACGTGGAGCGCGCGCTCACCGAGCGCAACGATGCGCTGGAACGCGCCTCGCGGCTTCGCGACGAATTCGTGCACCACGTCTCCTACGAGCTGCGCTCGCCGCTCACCAACATCATCGGCTTCACGCAGCTCCTCGGCGACGAGACGGTCGGCTCGCTCAATCCGCGCCAGCGCGATTATGCCGATCACATCATGCGCTCGTCGGCATCGCTGCTCGCGATCCTCAACGACATTCTCGATCTCGCCTCCATCGACACCGGTTCGCTGGAGCTGTCGCCGGAGATCGTCGACATCCGCTCCACCATCGAGGCCGCCATGCGCGGTCTCGAGGACCGGCTTGCGGAATCCTCGCTCGACCTCGTCATCGACGTGCCGGACGACATCGGCACCTTTGTCGCCGACGGCAAGCGCGTGCGCCAGATCCTGTTCAACCTGCTCTCCAATGCGGTTGGCTTCTCCTCGCCCGGCCAGACCATCCGCGTCTCGGCGCGCAAGCGCGGCGGCGAGGTGATTTTCGACGTGAAGGATCAGGGCCGCGGCATTCCGCCGGAGATCAAGGCGCGCATCTTCGAGCGGTTCGAGAGCCATACGCTCGGGACGCGCCATCGCGGCGTGGGCCTGGGGTTGTCCATCGTGCGCTCCTTCGTCGAGCTGCACGGCGGGCGGATCGAGATTTCGTCCGCGCCGGGGGTCGGCACCACGGTCACATGCATCTTCCCCAATGAAAGGCGCGAAACTCCGTCCGATGGCCGGTCCGCGCATTCTGCGCTAACTCCCATCGCAGCCGAGTAG
- the ahcY gene encoding adenosylhomocysteinase: MAQDYIVKDISLADFGRKEISIAETEMPGLMAVREEYGPKQPLKGARIAGSLHMTIQTAVLIETLKALGADVRWVSCNIYSTQDHAAAAIAAAGIPVFAYKGETLTEYWDYTAKLFDWHGGGVPNMILDDGGDATMLVHLGLRAEQGDVAFLDKPGAEEEEVLFALIRRLLKEKPKGWFAEVAASIKGVSEETTTGVHRLYIMAKEGKLLFPAINVNDSVTKSKFDNLYGCRESLVDGIRRGTDVMMAGKVAMVAGFGDVGKGSAASLRQAGCRVLVSEVDPICALQAAMEGYEVTTMEDAAPRADIFVTATGNKDVITLDHMRAMKDRAIVCNIGHFDNEIQVAGLKNLKWTNIKPQVDEITFADGHRIILLSEGRLVNLGNAMGHPSFVMSASFTNQTLAQIELWNNAGKYEKNVYTLPKHLDEKVASLHLEKIGVKLTKLRPDQASYIGVSEKGPFKPDHYRY, translated from the coding sequence ATGGCACAGGATTACATCGTCAAAGACATCAGCCTTGCCGATTTCGGCCGCAAGGAGATTTCGATCGCCGAGACCGAGATGCCCGGCCTGATGGCCGTCCGCGAGGAATATGGCCCGAAGCAGCCGCTCAAGGGCGCCCGCATCGCCGGCTCGCTGCACATGACCATCCAGACCGCAGTGCTGATCGAGACCTTGAAGGCTCTCGGCGCCGATGTCCGCTGGGTCTCCTGCAACATCTATTCGACCCAGGACCATGCCGCCGCGGCCATCGCCGCCGCCGGCATTCCGGTCTTCGCCTATAAGGGCGAGACGCTGACCGAGTACTGGGACTACACTGCCAAGCTGTTCGACTGGCATGGCGGCGGCGTGCCGAACATGATCCTCGACGACGGCGGCGACGCCACCATGCTCGTTCATCTCGGCCTGCGCGCCGAGCAGGGCGACGTGGCCTTCCTCGACAAGCCCGGCGCCGAGGAAGAGGAAGTCCTCTTCGCGCTCATCAGGCGCCTGCTCAAGGAAAAGCCGAAGGGCTGGTTCGCCGAAGTCGCCGCCTCGATCAAGGGCGTGTCGGAAGAGACCACCACGGGCGTCCACCGCCTCTACATCATGGCCAAGGAGGGCAAGCTCCTCTTCCCGGCGATCAACGTCAACGACTCGGTCACCAAGTCGAAGTTCGACAACCTCTATGGCTGCCGCGAGTCGCTCGTCGACGGCATCCGCCGCGGCACGGACGTGATGATGGCCGGCAAGGTCGCCATGGTCGCGGGCTTCGGCGACGTGGGCAAGGGCTCCGCCGCCTCGCTCCGTCAGGCCGGCTGCCGCGTGCTCGTCTCGGAAGTCGACCCGATCTGCGCTCTGCAGGCCGCGATGGAAGGCTATGAGGTCACGACCATGGAGGACGCGGCTCCCCGCGCCGACATCTTCGTCACCGCCACCGGCAACAAGGACGTCATCACCCTCGACCACATGCGGGCGATGAAGGACCGGGCCATCGTCTGCAACATCGGCCACTTCGACAACGAGATCCAGGTCGCTGGCCTGAAGAACCTCAAGTGGACCAACATCAAGCCGCAGGTCGACGAGATCACCTTCGCGGACGGCCACCGCATCATCCTGCTCTCGGAGGGCCGCCTCGTGAACCTCGGCAACGCCATGGGTCACCCGTCCTTCGTGATGTCGGCCTCGTTCACCAACCAGACGCTCGCCCAGATCGAGCTCTGGAACAATGCCGGCAAGTACGAGAAGAATGTCTACACCCTGCCCAAGCACCTGGACGAGAAGGTCGCCTCGCTGCATCTCGAAAAGATCGGCGTGAAGCTCACCAAGCTGCGTCCCGACCAGGCGTCCTATATCGGCGTCTCCGAGAAGGGCCCGTTCAAGCCGGATCACTACCGCTACTGA
- a CDS encoding nucleotidyltransferase family protein codes for MLPITATMPKPLVKVAGRSLIDFALDKLHEAGVESVVVNVHHFADMLEAHLRTRETPRIVISDERSELLETGGGVKKALPLLGSDPFITFNSDSLWIEGQEPNLKRLVKAWDPEQMDILMLVAPLSTSIGFESRGDFHQDGDGRLRRRGTDDSAPFAYAGVAIVKPELVHGTPEGAFSANAFYDRAIAKDRLYGLCMEGQWLHVGEPQAIAEAEKCLAAGKR; via the coding sequence ATGCTGCCGATCACCGCCACGATGCCGAAGCCCCTCGTGAAGGTGGCGGGCCGGAGCCTGATCGATTTCGCCCTCGACAAGCTGCACGAGGCGGGCGTGGAGAGCGTGGTGGTGAACGTGCACCACTTCGCCGACATGCTCGAAGCGCATCTGCGCACGCGCGAGACGCCGCGCATCGTCATCTCGGATGAGCGCAGCGAACTCTTGGAGACCGGCGGCGGCGTGAAGAAGGCGCTGCCGCTGCTGGGCAGCGATCCCTTCATCACCTTCAACTCCGACTCGCTCTGGATCGAGGGACAGGAGCCGAACCTGAAGCGTCTGGTGAAGGCCTGGGACCCGGAGCAGATGGACATCCTGATGCTCGTGGCGCCGTTATCCACAAGCATCGGATTCGAGAGCCGCGGCGATTTTCATCAGGACGGGGACGGCCGTCTGCGCCGCCGCGGAACCGACGACAGCGCCCCTTTCGCCTATGCGGGCGTCGCCATCGTGAAGCCGGAGCTCGTCCACGGCACGCCGGAAGGCGCGTTCTCGGCCAACGCCTTCTATGACCGCGCCATCGCCAAGGACCGTCTCTACGGCTTGTGCATGGAAGGGCAATGGCTGCATGTTGGAGAGCCCCAGGCCATTGCCGAGGCAGAAAAGTGCCTCGCCGCCGGCAAGCGATGA
- a CDS encoding PTS sugar transporter subunit IIA, producing MIGMVLVTHGQLATEFKAALEHVVGPQEQLETITIGPDDDMETRRKDIMAAVCRVNSGQGVVVLTDMFGGTPSNLALSCMNGGSVEVVAGINLPMLIKLASVRDEEPLSDAVSHAQEAGRKYINIASRVLSGK from the coding sequence ATGATTGGAATGGTGCTCGTCACCCACGGGCAGCTCGCGACGGAATTCAAGGCGGCGCTGGAGCATGTGGTGGGGCCTCAGGAGCAGCTTGAAACGATCACGATCGGCCCAGACGACGACATGGAGACACGGCGCAAGGACATCATGGCCGCCGTGTGCCGTGTCAATTCGGGTCAAGGGGTTGTCGTTCTCACGGACATGTTCGGCGGCACGCCCTCGAACCTGGCCCTCTCCTGCATGAACGGCGGCTCCGTCGAGGTGGTCGCCGGCATCAACCTGCCCATGCTGATCAAGCTCGCCAGCGTGCGCGACGAAGAACCGCTGTCCGACGCGGTGTCCCATGCCCAGGAGGCGGGGCGCAAATACATCAACATCGCGTCGCGCGTTCTCTCGGGAAAATGA
- the tsaE gene encoding tRNA (adenosine(37)-N6)-threonylcarbamoyltransferase complex ATPase subunit type 1 TsaE: MVNGLALMPQQDISQAAWIVTLPDHEATEHFARILAEELKPGDLVTLSGGLGAGKTTLARALVRLLAGEPELEVPSPTFTLMQVYDGPRSPIVHADFYRLSGSYELVELGWDEMTDNAIALVEWPERAEDGLKPEHLDIRLDFAPGSQGKGRLAMLTGTGAFASRLQRMKAYRHLVERCGWSDAARHPMTADASVIRSYERLVKPSGETALLMISPPRPVGPAVRRGKPYTTIAKLAETVNAFVAMDKGLRAQGFSAPYIYGEDLEAGLLLIEDLGAEPFTDGTAPIPERYAEATRLLAKLHGQALPQALPVAEGIEHPIPPYDLEALLIEVELLLDWYVPHIIGTQLSGSARAEFVNLWTETLGEVLAAPATWTLRDYHSPNLIWLPEREGLQRVGMIDFQDAVLGAPAYDVASLLQDARVTVPPELELKLIGLYARERKGADAAFEVSAFARSYAIMAGQRATKILGIFARLDRRDGKPHYLKHLPRIEAYLIRNLAHPALGKLKVWYENYLPRLIPHVDEIPPES; the protein is encoded by the coding sequence ATGGTGAACGGATTGGCCCTCATGCCCCAGCAGGACATTTCGCAGGCCGCATGGATCGTGACGCTTCCCGACCACGAAGCGACGGAGCACTTCGCGCGCATTCTGGCCGAGGAGCTGAAACCCGGCGATCTCGTGACCCTGTCCGGCGGCCTCGGCGCCGGCAAGACGACGCTGGCCCGCGCCCTCGTGCGCCTTCTCGCCGGCGAGCCGGAGCTGGAGGTCCCGAGCCCGACCTTCACCCTGATGCAGGTCTATGACGGTCCGCGCTCGCCCATCGTCCATGCGGATTTCTACCGCCTCTCGGGCAGCTACGAGCTGGTGGAGCTCGGCTGGGACGAGATGACCGACAATGCCATCGCGCTCGTCGAATGGCCGGAGCGCGCCGAGGATGGGCTCAAGCCCGAGCATCTCGACATCCGCCTCGACTTCGCGCCCGGAAGCCAGGGCAAGGGGCGCCTTGCCATGCTCACCGGCACGGGCGCCTTCGCCTCCCGGCTCCAGCGCATGAAGGCCTATCGACACTTGGTCGAGCGCTGCGGCTGGAGCGATGCCGCGCGCCATCCCATGACTGCCGATGCCTCGGTGATCCGCTCCTACGAGCGCCTGGTGAAGCCGTCCGGCGAGACCGCGCTCCTGATGATCTCGCCGCCGCGCCCGGTCGGGCCGGCGGTGCGGCGGGGCAAGCCCTACACCACCATCGCCAAGCTCGCCGAGACCGTGAATGCCTTCGTCGCCATGGACAAGGGCCTGCGGGCGCAGGGCTTCAGCGCGCCCTACATCTACGGCGAGGACCTGGAGGCGGGCCTCCTCCTCATCGAGGATCTCGGCGCCGAGCCCTTCACCGACGGGACCGCACCGATCCCTGAGCGCTATGCGGAGGCGACCCGGCTTCTCGCCAAGCTCCACGGCCAGGCGCTGCCGCAGGCGCTGCCCGTGGCCGAGGGGATCGAGCATCCGATCCCGCCCTACGATCTCGAAGCGCTGCTGATCGAGGTGGAGCTGCTGCTCGACTGGTATGTGCCGCACATCATCGGCACGCAGCTGTCCGGCTCGGCCCGGGCGGAATTCGTCAATCTCTGGACCGAGACCCTCGGCGAGGTTCTCGCCGCGCCGGCCACCTGGACCCTGCGCGACTACCATTCCCCCAACCTGATCTGGCTGCCCGAACGCGAAGGGCTACAGCGGGTCGGCATGATCGACTTCCAGGACGCGGTTTTGGGCGCGCCGGCCTACGACGTCGCCTCCCTTTTGCAGGATGCCCGCGTGACCGTGCCGCCGGAGCTCGAACTGAAGCTCATCGGCCTCTATGCCCGCGAGCGGAAAGGCGCCGATGCCGCCTTCGAGGTGTCGGCCTTCGCCCGGTCCTACGCGATCATGGCCGGCCAGCGCGCCACCAAGATCCTCGGCATCTTCGCCCGCCTCGACCGGCGCGACGGCAAGCCGCATTACCTCAAGCACCTGCCGCGGATCGAAGCCTACCTCATCCGCAACCTCGCCCATCCGGCCCTGGGGAAGCTCAAGGTCTGGTATGAGAATTACCTGCCCAGACTCATCCCGCATGTGGATGAAATCCCTCCCGAATCCTGA
- a CDS encoding HPr kinase/phosphorylase, producing the protein MIAIETIHAGCVLVGEAGLLIRGPSGSGKSTLAREVIARASETGRFGRLVSDDRTRIEGRHGRLLARPVDPLGGCIEIHGLGIVRQSFEAAAIVRLAIDLCDDPDRYPENRDKHIVLCGVMVPRLRLQAGAISADIALGCLSGVCDTVVTL; encoded by the coding sequence GTGATCGCGATTGAGACCATCCATGCCGGCTGCGTGCTCGTCGGCGAGGCGGGACTCCTGATCCGCGGTCCCTCGGGATCGGGCAAGTCGACGCTCGCCCGCGAGGTGATCGCCCGGGCCAGCGAGACGGGCCGCTTCGGACGCCTCGTCAGCGACGACCGCACCCGCATCGAAGGACGCCACGGCCGGCTCCTCGCGCGTCCGGTGGATCCGCTCGGCGGCTGCATCGAGATCCACGGCCTCGGCATCGTCCGGCAATCCTTCGAAGCCGCCGCCATCGTCCGCCTGGCGATCGATCTGTGCGACGACCCCGACCGCTATCCCGAAAACCGCGACAAGCATATTGTCCTATGCGGCGTCATGGTCCCTCGCCTTCGCCTGCAGGCCGGGGCAATCTCGGCTGACATCGCCCTGGGCTGCCTGAGTGGTGTTTGCGACACGGTCGTGACACTGTGA
- a CDS encoding HPr family phosphocarrier protein: MDRPLDQDCPPLAVPEGVLVRELPIINRRGLHARASAKFVQTVERFNAEVTVTRCGETVGGRSIMGLLTLGAAQGTSITVTAKGPDATICLQAIHDLLANRFGEDE, translated from the coding sequence ATGGATCGGCCTCTCGATCAGGACTGCCCGCCCCTTGCCGTGCCCGAGGGCGTCCTGGTCCGGGAGCTGCCGATCATCAACCGCCGTGGCCTGCACGCCCGCGCCTCCGCCAAGTTCGTCCAGACCGTCGAGCGCTTCAACGCGGAGGTGACGGTGACCCGCTGCGGCGAGACCGTGGGCGGACGCTCCATCATGGGCCTGCTCACCCTCGGCGCCGCACAGGGCACCTCCATCACGGTCACCGCCAAGGGCCCGGACGCCACCATCTGCCTCCAGGCCATCCACGACCTCCTCGCCAACCGGTTCGGCGAGGACGAGTAA
- the addB gene encoding double-strand break repair protein AddB has translation MHDSRTLPRVFSIPPGCAFLPTLVDALLDGRLVGPLADDPAALADITIYVPNRRATRALIALLAERGEGKAQLLPHIVPLGETDEAEFELTGLEGTPLQEAASLKPPIPPLERRLILTRLVQRWSAQVDRALLQLGPEVPFMVPASPADAVNLAGDLETLMDAFTTEGIDWHALELAVDSDYSTYFEITRHFVQIASENWPKILAERQASDPAQRRNALLEAEAKRLTRERPEQPIIVAGSTGSVPATANLMGVIARLPKGAIVLPGLDTDLDEESWATIGGAGDDETDPVHSHPQASLRRLLDRHLRVPRAAVTVLGEVPESARARNHLLSEALRPADTTDRWSLISAEDRVGLSRSGGEGLAIVEAMDEREEAFAIAIALRETIAHPHRTAALVTPDRALAARVTAELARWGLSVEDSAGIPLSDTPAGRLARLAAEAAADDLRPVRLLALLAHPLVRLGFSRETVEHAASVLEIGVLRGPAPALGIEGMRAALATRRAEEDRRAPRPRKRLTEADWDLADALLERLGIAFDTFTPAAHGEGKLDLMALVEHHRRAVELLWTGADDAPDEQDDDASQEALAALFDDLENSDIRAEEGHPLSGRFVDYPTFFTALAKQRSLSPSPRSTHRRLKILGLLEARLLSVDRVVLGGLDEGTWPPRTVTDAFLNRPMRARVGLMPPERRIGQTAHDFVQALGTHDVVITRATKRDGSPMVPSRFLQRLKAFTGKEVWERMTKAGEYYRRLARNLDTPEPAPPLPRPRPKPDPALFPRDLSVTEIEILVRDPYSIFARHVLKLDALDAIAVTPSAAERGTIIHDVLGTFAEQYPKALPAHAQEILLALGTDAFAEIAEAYPELYAEWWPRFTRLATEFVVWEQNRRADLVEIYAERSGRLSIPLPDGTIFNLRARADRIEHRRDGGFTIVDFKTGQPPGVKEVYAGFSPQLTLEAMMLMKGAFKGLPMAKETPDLIYIHTTGGREPIKPREIGPTGKETRPVAEIVEEHRRRFEGMIARFAKGEAAYVSRPFPKYARRFSEYDHLARVKEWSLASAGGGEGSE, from the coding sequence ATGCATGATTCAAGAACTTTACCGCGCGTCTTTTCCATCCCTCCGGGTTGCGCCTTCCTGCCGACCCTGGTGGACGCGCTGCTCGATGGCCGCCTCGTCGGGCCTTTAGCCGACGATCCCGCGGCGCTGGCCGACATCACGATCTATGTTCCGAACCGCCGCGCCACCCGCGCGCTGATCGCGCTGCTGGCCGAGCGCGGTGAAGGCAAGGCGCAGCTCCTGCCGCACATCGTGCCGCTCGGCGAGACCGACGAGGCCGAGTTCGAGCTGACGGGGCTAGAGGGCACGCCGCTGCAGGAGGCCGCGAGCCTCAAGCCCCCGATCCCGCCGCTCGAGCGCCGCCTCATCCTCACGCGCCTCGTGCAGCGCTGGTCGGCGCAAGTGGACCGGGCGCTGCTGCAGCTCGGCCCCGAGGTGCCCTTCATGGTGCCGGCCTCTCCCGCCGATGCGGTGAACCTCGCGGGCGATCTCGAGACCCTGATGGACGCCTTCACCACGGAAGGCATCGACTGGCATGCTCTCGAACTGGCGGTGGATTCCGATTACTCGACCTATTTCGAGATCACGCGCCACTTCGTGCAGATCGCGAGCGAGAACTGGCCCAAGATTTTGGCCGAGCGCCAGGCCAGCGATCCGGCGCAGCGTCGCAACGCTCTTTTGGAAGCGGAAGCGAAGCGCCTCACTCGCGAGCGTCCGGAGCAGCCCATCATCGTCGCGGGCTCGACGGGCTCGGTGCCGGCGACCGCAAACCTCATGGGCGTGATCGCGCGCCTTCCCAAAGGCGCCATCGTGCTCCCCGGCCTCGACACGGATCTCGACGAGGAGAGCTGGGCGACCATCGGCGGCGCGGGCGACGACGAAACCGATCCGGTGCACAGCCACCCGCAGGCCTCGCTCAGGCGCCTGCTCGACAGACATCTGCGCGTTCCGCGCGCCGCCGTCACGGTGCTGGGCGAGGTGCCGGAATCGGCGAGAGCGCGCAACCATCTGCTCTCGGAAGCCCTGCGCCCTGCGGACACCACCGACCGCTGGTCGCTGATCTCAGCCGAAGATCGCGTCGGCTTGAGCCGGAGCGGCGGCGAGGGCCTTGCCATCGTGGAAGCCATGGACGAACGCGAGGAGGCCTTCGCCATCGCGATCGCGTTGCGCGAAACCATCGCCCATCCCCACAGGACCGCCGCCCTCGTCACGCCCGACCGCGCGCTCGCCGCACGCGTGACGGCGGAGCTCGCCCGTTGGGGCCTCTCCGTCGAGGATTCCGCCGGCATTCCGCTCTCCGACACGCCGGCCGGACGCCTCGCGCGGCTTGCCGCCGAAGCGGCGGCGGACGACTTGCGGCCCGTGCGTCTTTTGGCGCTGCTCGCGCATCCGCTCGTGCGCCTCGGCTTTTCGCGCGAAACCGTGGAGCATGCGGCGAGCGTGCTCGAGATCGGCGTGCTGCGCGGGCCCGCGCCCGCCCTCGGCATCGAAGGGATGCGCGCGGCTTTAGCGACACGTCGTGCCGAGGAGGACCGCCGCGCGCCGCGTCCGCGCAAGCGCCTGACCGAGGCCGACTGGGACCTCGCCGACGCGCTGCTGGAACGTCTCGGCATCGCCTTCGACACGTTCACGCCCGCCGCGCATGGTGAGGGCAAGCTCGATCTGATGGCTTTGGTGGAGCATCATCGCCGGGCCGTCGAGCTGCTCTGGACCGGGGCCGACGATGCACCGGACGAGCAGGACGACGATGCCTCGCAGGAAGCGCTCGCAGCGCTCTTCGACGACCTGGAGAATTCCGACATCCGCGCAGAGGAAGGCCATCCCCTTTCGGGCCGCTTCGTCGATTATCCCACCTTCTTCACCGCGCTCGCCAAGCAGCGTTCATTGAGCCCGTCGCCGCGCTCCACGCACCGGCGCCTGAAGATCTTGGGCCTTCTCGAAGCGCGCCTGCTCTCCGTCGACCGCGTGGTGCTCGGCGGGCTGGACGAGGGCACATGGCCGCCGCGCACGGTGACGGATGCGTTCCTCAACCGTCCCATGCGCGCACGCGTCGGCCTGATGCCGCCGGAGCGGCGCATCGGCCAGACCGCGCACGATTTCGTGCAGGCGCTCGGCACGCACGACGTGGTGATCACCCGGGCGACGAAGCGCGACGGCTCGCCCATGGTGCCCTCGCGCTTCCTGCAGCGGCTCAAGGCCTTCACCGGCAAGGAAGTGTGGGAGCGCATGACGAAGGCAGGCGAGTATTATCGCCGCCTCGCTCGCAACCTCGACACGCCGGAGCCTGCACCGCCGTTGCCGCGCCCGCGGCCGAAGCCCGATCCGGCGCTGTTCCCGCGCGATCTCAGCGTCACGGAGATCGAGATCCTGGTGCGCGATCCCTACTCGATCTTCGCGCGCCACGTCCTCAAGCTCGACGCGCTCGATGCCATCGCCGTGACGCCGAGCGCCGCCGAGCGCGGCACGATCATTCACGATGTGCTGGGGACATTCGCCGAGCAGTACCCGAAAGCGCTGCCGGCGCATGCGCAGGAGATCCTGCTCGCGCTCGGCACGGACGCGTTCGCCGAGATCGCGGAAGCCTATCCCGAGCTTTATGCGGAATGGTGGCCGCGCTTCACGCGGCTGGCGACGGAATTCGTGGTGTGGGAGCAGAACCGCCGCGCCGATCTCGTGGAGATCTACGCGGAACGCTCCGGACGCCTGTCGATCCCGCTGCCCGACGGCACGATCTTCAATCTGCGCGCCCGCGCCGACCGTATCGAGCACCGTCGCGACGGCGGCTTCACCATCGTCGACTTCAAGACCGGCCAGCCGCCCGGCGTGAAGGAAGTCTATGCCGGCTTCTCGCCGCAGCTGACCCTCGAGGCGATGATGCTGATGAAGGGCGCCTTCAAGGGCCTCCCCATGGCGAAGGAGACGCCGGACCTGATCTACATCCACACCACCGGTGGACGCGAGCCGATCAAGCCGCGCGAGATCGGGCCGACGGGCAAGGAAACGCGCCCCGTTGCGGAGATCGTCGAGGAGCACCGACGCCGCTTCGAGGGCATGATCGCGCGCTTCGCGAAGGGCGAAGCGGCGTATGTCTCGCGGCCCTTCCCGAAATATGCCCGCCGCTTCTCGGAATACGATCATCTGGCGCGCGTGAAGGAATGGTCGCTGGCGAGCGCGGGCGGTGGCGAGGGATCCGAATGA